A part of Gammaproteobacteria bacterium genomic DNA contains:
- the pssA gene encoding CDP-diacylglycerol--serine O-phosphatidyltransferase, whose translation MTEKTTKQRRGIYLLPNILTTGGLFAGFLGIVNSMQGHYGWAAIAVFVAMIMDGFDGRIARLTNTESDFGAEYDSLADVVSFGVAPALIVYNWALSESGKFGWISAFIFVAAGALRLARFNTQIGIQDKRYFQGLAIPSGAAIICGMVWCGETYGISGSEYSIAVGIVTIVTALLMVSNFRYHSFKQVAWREKVPFVAILVIVLIFVMIAMEPPLVLFTGFSLYGISGPLLTLWGRWRMRPRRTRQTNAKE comes from the coding sequence GCATCTATTTGCTTCCGAACATCTTAACCACGGGGGGGCTGTTTGCTGGTTTTCTCGGAATCGTCAACAGCATGCAGGGGCACTATGGCTGGGCCGCGATCGCCGTGTTTGTGGCGATGATTATGGATGGTTTTGACGGCCGGATTGCGCGATTGACAAACACAGAAAGCGATTTTGGCGCTGAATACGACAGCTTGGCGGACGTGGTGTCATTTGGCGTGGCGCCAGCGCTCATTGTTTACAATTGGGCGCTTTCGGAATCCGGCAAATTTGGTTGGATTTCAGCTTTTATCTTCGTCGCAGCTGGTGCGCTGAGACTTGCCCGATTTAATACCCAGATAGGCATTCAGGACAAACGATATTTTCAGGGGCTGGCGATCCCATCTGGCGCCGCGATCATCTGTGGTATGGTTTGGTGCGGCGAAACCTACGGCATCTCAGGATCGGAGTATTCCATTGCCGTAGGCATCGTAACCATTGTGACGGCACTCTTGATGGTGTCCAATTTTCGTTACCATTCATTCAAACAAGTCGCTTGGCGCGAAAAGGTGCCTTTCGTTGCGATACTGGTGATCGTACTGATCTTTGTGATGATCGCGATGGAACCGCCTTTGGTTCTGTTTACCGGCTTCTCGCTTTATGGAATATCGGGGCCATTATTGACACTTTGGGGCCGTTGGCGGATGCGACCGCGCCGAACTCGCCAGACGAATGCGAAAGAATAA